A stretch of the Planctomycetia bacterium genome encodes the following:
- a CDS encoding DUF1501 domain-containing protein has protein sequence MHSLQQLLQSSSRRSFLSTTGMGLGATALFKLMGAKVLADDKSPGPLKGILDKPHHPPKAKRIIYLFMSGGPSQLDLFDYKPLLNKKNGEDLPDSVRQGQRLTGMSAHQARLPLAGSIFEFKQHGQSGAWFSNLLPHTARLADDLCLVKSLHTEAINHDPAITFFQTGSQLAGRPSIGSWLSYGLGSLNENLPAFVVLISKDRIDQPLYARLWGNGFLASTHQGVQFRGGKDPVLYLANPDGISPAARRNMLDRLKELHELQQEQTGDTEIASRVAQYEMAYRMQTSVPEVMNLASEPESVWKLYGPEARKPGTFAANCLLARRLAQQNVRFIQLYHPGWDHHGGLPGGIRRQCADIDQATYALLTDLKQQGMMNDTLVVWGGEFGRTNYSQGKLTATDYGRDHHPRCFTMWLAGAGIKTGTSFGSTDEFGYSVAENGVHVHDMQATILHLLGIDHERLTYQHQGRYYRLTDVHGHVVHDILS, from the coding sequence ATGCACTCCCTCCAGCAATTGCTTCAATCTTCCTCACGACGATCTTTCCTCAGTACCACCGGGATGGGTCTGGGTGCAACGGCATTGTTTAAGTTAATGGGTGCGAAGGTACTGGCTGATGACAAATCCCCGGGGCCACTCAAAGGCATACTGGATAAACCTCATCATCCACCCAAAGCGAAACGCATCATTTATCTGTTCATGAGTGGTGGCCCTTCGCAACTTGATCTGTTCGACTATAAGCCTCTGCTCAACAAAAAGAATGGGGAAGACCTGCCTGACAGTGTGCGGCAGGGGCAGCGCTTGACGGGTATGTCGGCACATCAGGCAAGATTGCCACTAGCTGGTTCCATATTTGAATTCAAACAGCACGGCCAATCGGGGGCCTGGTTCAGCAACCTGTTGCCTCACACAGCCAGGCTGGCTGATGATCTGTGTCTGGTGAAATCGCTCCACACGGAGGCAATCAACCACGATCCCGCAATTACTTTTTTTCAAACAGGTTCTCAATTAGCCGGTCGCCCCTCGATAGGTTCCTGGCTCAGCTATGGTCTCGGTAGTCTGAATGAAAATCTCCCTGCGTTTGTAGTATTAATTTCCAAGGATCGCATTGATCAGCCTCTCTATGCCCGGCTCTGGGGCAACGGTTTCCTGGCGAGTACGCATCAGGGAGTTCAGTTCCGAGGTGGCAAAGACCCAGTTCTGTATTTAGCCAATCCAGATGGCATCAGTCCAGCTGCGCGAAGGAATATGTTGGATCGATTGAAGGAACTGCATGAACTGCAACAGGAACAAACGGGGGATACTGAAATAGCCAGTCGCGTTGCTCAGTATGAAATGGCGTATCGCATGCAGACCAGCGTGCCCGAAGTGATGAATCTTGCGAGCGAGCCGGAAAGTGTCTGGAAACTCTATGGGCCAGAAGCCAGGAAACCTGGGACCTTTGCTGCCAATTGTCTTTTAGCCAGACGTTTAGCTCAACAGAACGTCCGTTTCATTCAGTTGTACCATCCGGGCTGGGATCATCATGGCGGATTGCCTGGCGGCATCCGTCGCCAATGTGCAGACATCGATCAGGCAACTTATGCTCTGCTAACTGATCTCAAACAACAAGGAATGATGAACGATACGCTGGTGGTCTGGGGTGGTGAGTTCGGTCGAACGAATTACAGCCAGGGGAAATTGACCGCAACTGATTATGGCCGCGATCATCATCCACGTTGCTTTACCATGTGGCTTGCTGGTGCAGGCATCAAAACGGGAACCAGTTTTGGATCAACCGATGAGTTTGGCTACAGTGTGGCAGAAAACGGAGTGCATGTTCACGACATGCAGGCTACTATCCTGCATTTACTGGGCATTGATCATGAACGGCTCACCTACCAGCATCAGGGGCGGTATTATCGCCTGACAGATGTGCATGGCCATGTCGTGCATGATATACTCTCGTAA
- a CDS encoding TIGR03790 family protein: MRYISFLFVLCSSTISFGQINSPTLFSPDSVWVVVNRNMITSVALGEFYCQQRKVPMDHLLRLDLPDTEEMSREDYETRLLAPIRDKLRSFQHQDIILLTTYGVPIRVGNATPKAEDTTRIELIKKELKKNYDELSEANDQVRKLNEANEKAKAKLYEGDVARLKQAIVTLEQQSMMHDQRESNAAVDNELALMWYPPYPLSRWQLNTRFFTITESARSKMPRIVMTCRVDGPTPAVAKRIIEDAIQTEEAGGPAGFAYVDARGINWKKEGDAAGGTYGGYDESLRELAELFKKSLFRTTLNNTEDVFRVGTCPRTALYCGWYALQNYTPAFELMKGSIAYHIASFEAVSLREANNKRWVPNLLQDGACVSIGPVWEPYLIAFPKPATFFGFLLAGHTVVESYWLSNHFTSWQMMIIGDPLYRPYGKKPRLKTEEVKLSPAGAIFPPRVR, from the coding sequence ATGCGGTACATTTCTTTTCTTTTTGTGTTGTGCAGCAGCACTATCAGTTTTGGACAAATCAACAGCCCGACACTTTTTAGTCCTGACAGTGTCTGGGTGGTGGTTAACCGAAACATGATAACTTCCGTCGCTCTCGGAGAGTTCTACTGCCAGCAGCGAAAGGTGCCGATGGATCATCTTCTGCGACTCGATCTGCCCGATACCGAAGAAATGTCTCGTGAAGATTATGAAACCAGGCTGCTGGCTCCTATTAGAGACAAGCTCAGGTCTTTTCAGCATCAGGATATTATTCTGCTGACTACTTACGGTGTACCCATTCGAGTAGGCAACGCAACACCTAAGGCGGAAGATACTACCCGGATCGAGTTAATCAAGAAAGAACTCAAGAAGAACTATGATGAACTGAGTGAAGCGAACGATCAAGTACGCAAATTGAACGAAGCAAATGAGAAAGCAAAAGCAAAGTTATACGAAGGTGACGTTGCCAGGCTGAAACAAGCGATTGTGACATTGGAACAGCAGTCGATGATGCACGATCAGCGGGAGAGCAACGCTGCAGTGGATAATGAACTCGCTCTCATGTGGTATCCTCCGTATCCCTTGTCTCGCTGGCAGTTGAATACACGATTCTTCACTATCACAGAATCTGCACGATCCAAAATGCCCCGGATCGTGATGACCTGCAGGGTGGACGGTCCAACACCAGCAGTAGCCAAACGCATCATCGAGGATGCCATCCAGACGGAGGAAGCGGGCGGCCCTGCGGGGTTCGCTTACGTCGATGCACGAGGCATCAACTGGAAAAAAGAGGGTGATGCTGCTGGAGGCACCTATGGCGGTTACGATGAGTCGCTGCGTGAACTCGCTGAACTCTTCAAAAAATCGCTTTTTCGAACTACTCTCAACAATACGGAAGATGTATTTCGTGTTGGAACCTGTCCGCGCACTGCTCTCTATTGTGGCTGGTATGCATTACAGAATTACACACCGGCATTTGAATTGATGAAGGGTTCCATTGCTTACCACATTGCCAGCTTTGAAGCGGTGTCATTGCGAGAAGCTAACAATAAACGCTGGGTCCCCAACCTGCTTCAGGATGGAGCCTGTGTTTCCATTGGCCCCGTATGGGAACCTTATTTGATTGCCTTCCCGAAGCCTGCAACGTTCTTCGGGTTTCTTCTTGCCGGGCATACGGTTGTGGAAAGCTACTGGCTCAGTAACCATTTCACCAGTTGGCAGATGATGATTATTGGAGATCCACTCTACAGGCCCTATGGTAAAAAGCCTCGCTTGAAAACAGAAGAAGTGAAGCTCTCCCCAGCGGGTGCAATCTTCCCACCGCGGGTTCGTTGA